In the genome of Drosophila subpulchrella strain 33 F10 #4 breed RU33 chromosome 2L, RU_Dsub_v1.1 Primary Assembly, whole genome shotgun sequence, one region contains:
- the LOC119547486 gene encoding uncharacterized protein LOC119547486 — protein MPRRKPTIKTDVIGDLDLNPEVAIDDYRVSRQQDQFFVKPPNWDSAGDTIEMLYIANLREYDAMKQVQSQLLKDAKRQTAMNVQRIRKMYKIQERLRKRFVEVNGFIKDCADKKRSADKSIREETVLHEELTKEIDEFKISVAELGTFRNVLKATVVQFQPYERVLEEVVKVSDIFTSTKDCIDRCDALMLAQVEINKLESLKLNEIEEMRQRMVQITSDAALTVLGLKNDLARLDRSYVNSRATCLKWEKILSICKDTTSHYNLDKERMLDGIQILYRMLCKRRDIVPSYHSYEIDHIMTFAMREISLLSAVLQELEANKGDKVGAGRLC, from the exons ATGCCGCGCCGTAAGCCCACCATAAAGACCGATGTGATCGGCGATTTGGACCTCAACCCAGAGGTGGCCATCGATGATTACCGCGTCTCTCGCCAGCAGGATCAGTTCTTCGT AAAACCGCCCAATTGGGACTCTGCCGGGGATACAATTGAAATGCTGTATATAGCTAATCTGCGGGAATACGATGCCATGAAACAGGTTCAGTCGCAACTTCTGAAAGATGCCAAACGCCAGACGGCAATGAATGTGCAGCGCATCCGTAAGATGTATAAAATTCAGGAGCGCCTGCGCAAACGCTTCGTGGAGGTCAACGGGTTCATCAAGGATTGTGCCGACAAGAAGCGCAGTGCCGACAAATCGATTCGCGAGGAGACTGTTCTCCACGAAGAGCTCACCAAGGAGATAGATGAGTTCAAGATCTCCGTCGCCGAGCTGGGCACCTTTCGCAACGTCCTCAAGGCCACAGTCGTACAATTCCAGCCCTATGAAAGGGTTCTGGAGGAGGTGGTCAAGGTATCTGATATATTTACATCGACAAAGGACTGCATCGATCGCTGCGATGCTCTAA TGCTTGCCCAGGTGGAGATCAACAAACTGGAGAGCCTGAAACTCAACGAGATCGAAGAGATGCGCCAGCGAATGGTTCAGATCACCAGCGATGCGGCCTTGACCGTCCTGGGTCTAAAAAACGATTTGGCCCGACTGGATCGTTCGTATGTCAACTCTCGAGCTACTTGTCTTAAATGGGAGAAGATCCTCAGCATCTGCAAGGACACCACATCGCACTACAATCTCGACAAGGAACGTATGTTAGACGGCATCCAGATTCTTTACCGCATGCTTTGCAAGCGCCGAG ATATTGTACCCAGTTATCATAGCTACGAGATCGATCACATCATGACCTTCGCCATGCGCGAAATCAGTCTTCTATCTGCTGTCCTCCAGGAATTGGAGGCCAACAAGGGCGATAAGGTCGGCGCTGGACGTTTGTGCTAA